Proteins encoded by one window of Vitreimonas flagellata:
- a CDS encoding RyR domain-containing protein gives MAHTYANTRSRAAAWLTAISHTRAGAMRWGVVFLLSLIWIGGGLYLWRGEGALEAIYRTLSAVSMWDKYFDAEAPLLELVRFAAIAAPAVGLLFAFSGQLGRSLARIFNLGAKHHVVIAGDSPAALSLALDCRKHKDAVILIAQALPDETALGLRRKGVIVLEGDATHLETLRTARAHYAAHVVAFEPDDTANLQIEAAVRRLVGASKRKPPIGVHVATRSAMLLKEAREMRSAQMRSGKAVMNIDPKPFSLEEMSARALIQTQSQTVLGLAQQFGQDRVHVVFFGFDGGAEAVAERVLMSLWSAHFEAPRLTVLTQNADIAEAGFRARHREAFAHPHIWSADISFMSFDWDAESIGHDVLDKVEQARGKPTALVVSIGSDPGNIHLAIALKRACNHRLRWPVPIFMRESSQSEFSQQYAKGDDTEEFDAYLQAFGSHQINATRARILDGWLDRGAAIAHEHYQKGLGERDEMSMKELQAATRDWSDVLETYRAANRAVSDAAMTKVWDAGWRPATKEDGLKGDTSPTVPDDLQERMAKREHDRWMAERLMSGWRPTLEGEARNNDLMAHNKLIPWDALTEADKNNDAVQVRAAMNVARLLHKEGFVPRA, from the coding sequence ATGGCCCATACCTACGCCAACACCCGTTCGCGGGCGGCCGCTTGGCTGACGGCTATTTCACACACTCGCGCCGGGGCGATGCGCTGGGGCGTCGTTTTTCTGCTCTCGCTGATCTGGATTGGCGGAGGACTTTACCTTTGGCGTGGCGAGGGCGCGCTTGAAGCGATCTATCGCACGCTGAGCGCCGTCTCGATGTGGGATAAATACTTCGACGCCGAAGCGCCGCTTCTAGAACTCGTGCGCTTCGCGGCGATCGCCGCGCCCGCTGTCGGCTTGTTGTTCGCGTTCTCCGGTCAGCTTGGGCGTTCACTCGCGCGCATCTTCAATCTCGGCGCCAAGCACCATGTCGTGATCGCCGGTGATAGTCCGGCTGCACTTTCGCTCGCGCTCGATTGCCGCAAGCACAAAGACGCCGTGATCCTGATTGCACAGGCGTTGCCAGATGAAACCGCGCTCGGGCTACGCCGCAAAGGCGTGATTGTGTTGGAAGGCGACGCGACGCATTTGGAAACGTTACGCACCGCGCGCGCTCATTACGCCGCGCATGTTGTCGCGTTCGAGCCGGACGATACCGCGAATCTGCAAATCGAAGCGGCGGTGCGTCGCCTTGTTGGCGCCTCGAAGCGCAAGCCGCCGATCGGCGTGCACGTGGCGACGCGTTCTGCGATGTTGCTGAAGGAAGCGCGCGAGATGCGTTCGGCACAAATGCGCTCCGGCAAGGCGGTCATGAACATCGATCCGAAGCCGTTTTCGCTGGAGGAGATGTCCGCGCGTGCTTTGATCCAAACGCAAAGCCAAACTGTGCTCGGCCTTGCGCAACAATTCGGCCAGGACCGTGTGCATGTCGTGTTCTTCGGTTTTGACGGCGGCGCCGAGGCCGTGGCGGAACGCGTGCTGATGAGCCTCTGGTCGGCGCATTTCGAAGCGCCGCGCCTCACCGTGCTGACGCAAAATGCCGACATCGCCGAAGCCGGCTTCCGCGCCCGCCACCGCGAAGCCTTCGCGCACCCGCACATCTGGAGCGCGGATATCAGCTTCATGTCGTTTGATTGGGATGCGGAATCGATCGGGCACGACGTGCTCGACAAAGTTGAGCAAGCCCGCGGCAAGCCGACGGCGCTCGTCGTCTCAATCGGCTCCGATCCGGGCAACATCCATCTGGCGATCGCGCTCAAGCGTGCCTGCAATCATCGCCTGCGCTGGCCTGTGCCGATCTTCATGCGCGAATCGAGCCAGTCCGAATTCTCGCAGCAATACGCCAAGGGCGACGACACCGAGGAGTTCGACGCCTATCTGCAAGCGTTCGGCTCGCATCAGATCAATGCGACGCGCGCGCGTATTCTCGATGGCTGGCTCGATCGCGGCGCCGCTATTGCGCACGAGCATTATCAGAAAGGTCTCGGCGAACGCGACGAGATGAGCATGAAGGAGCTGCAAGCGGCCACGCGCGACTGGTCCGACGTGCTGGAAACCTATCGCGCGGCAAATCGCGCCGTTTCGGATGCTGCGATGACCAAAGTCTGGGACGCTGGTTGGCGGCCTGCGACCAAGGAGGATGGTCTGAAAGGCGATACGTCGCCCACCGTGCCGGATGATCTGCAGGAGCGCATGGCCAAACGCGAGCATGATCGCTGGATGGCGGAGCGTTTGATGTCAGGTTGGCGGCCTACGCTTGAGGGCGAAGCCCGCAACAACGATCTCATGGCGCACAACAAGCTCATCCCGTGGGATGCGCTCACCGAGGCCGATAAGAACAACGATGCGGTACAAGTGCGCGCAGCGATGAACGTCGCGCGCCTCTTACACAAGGAAGGCTTCGTGCCGCGCGCTTAA
- a CDS encoding PhoX family protein: protein MSRSKHINELIASRRALLGGMVGLPLLNLAGCATATQGGDAASGSASANFTSVPPTNADTVSLPPGYSWRKLIAWGDALFDTVSPVFDPNTLTRAEQEQRFGQNNDMLALFAAEYAFPPPRNQDRMILCANNEYTSSSLAFPGVRTPSEFTAEQVAALYAAVGVSVVEVERTGQGWHALRNPAPGQGRNRRITPFTPVTFSGPAANHPWIAQGAAVTNEAEPGAPANTVACGTGANCAGGLTPWGTYLTAEENFDGLFVGSDRAQAMRDARQDDSYALDSASFGYPSYYEPFSSSLAPRQFQVSENPYGPSLYGWVVEIDPYDPNSTPKKRTALGRKKQECATTALTRDGRVAVYMGDDQRNEYVYKFVTDGRFNPSDRAANMDLLDHGKLYCAQFHEDGGVWLHITAEAANAAAAAQDSPIRFRDQGDVLMRVREAARLMGATPMDRPEDVEAVCDANWRGLGPVLIACTNNSERGFERPGNPRRESERPNSAQSNLAGHVLRIDEAGGDCGAERFTWDIFAMGGDPNAETLTTTTRGGMPAHISTKIDGVETVSGDKFACPDNLFIDSTHRVWIATDGNDGVFADCNDTIMVAPGQAEGPRPIKRFLVGPPGAEICGPLMTPDERAFLCAIQHPGANDVAGAEFSVSRWSGAPVPSHFPDGGESWPRSAVVVITRDDGGRIGD from the coding sequence GTGAGCCGTTCCAAGCACATCAACGAATTGATCGCCTCGCGCCGCGCGCTGCTGGGCGGCATGGTCGGTCTGCCGCTGCTGAATCTCGCCGGGTGCGCCACGGCCACCCAGGGCGGCGACGCTGCTTCGGGGTCGGCGAGCGCGAACTTCACCAGCGTGCCGCCGACGAACGCAGACACGGTATCGCTGCCGCCCGGCTATAGCTGGCGCAAATTGATCGCGTGGGGCGACGCGTTGTTCGACACGGTGTCGCCCGTGTTCGATCCGAACACGCTGACGCGCGCCGAGCAAGAGCAACGCTTCGGCCAGAACAACGACATGCTGGCGCTGTTCGCCGCCGAGTACGCATTCCCGCCGCCGCGCAATCAGGATCGCATGATCCTCTGCGCCAACAACGAATACACGTCGTCGTCACTCGCTTTCCCTGGCGTACGCACGCCGAGCGAATTCACGGCCGAGCAAGTGGCCGCACTTTATGCCGCCGTCGGCGTCAGCGTTGTGGAAGTCGAGCGTACAGGCCAAGGCTGGCACGCGTTGCGCAATCCCGCACCCGGCCAAGGCCGTAACCGCCGCATCACGCCGTTTACGCCGGTCACCTTCTCCGGCCCTGCCGCGAACCATCCCTGGATCGCGCAAGGCGCCGCGGTGACGAACGAAGCCGAACCCGGTGCGCCGGCCAACACGGTGGCGTGCGGCACAGGCGCGAATTGCGCTGGCGGTTTGACGCCGTGGGGCACGTATCTAACGGCGGAAGAAAATTTCGACGGCTTGTTCGTCGGCTCCGATCGCGCGCAGGCGATGCGCGATGCGCGTCAAGACGATTCCTATGCGCTCGATTCCGCGTCCTTCGGCTATCCGAGCTATTACGAACCCTTCTCGTCCTCACTGGCGCCGCGCCAATTCCAGGTCTCTGAGAACCCCTACGGGCCGTCGCTCTATGGCTGGGTGGTCGAGATCGATCCATATGATCCGAACTCGACGCCAAAGAAGCGCACAGCGCTTGGCCGCAAGAAGCAGGAATGCGCCACCACCGCGCTGACACGCGACGGCCGCGTCGCCGTCTATATGGGCGACGATCAGCGCAACGAGTACGTCTACAAATTCGTGACCGACGGGCGCTTCAATCCGAGCGATCGCGCGGCGAACATGGATTTGCTCGACCACGGCAAACTCTATTGCGCGCAATTCCACGAAGACGGCGGCGTGTGGCTGCACATCACGGCAGAAGCGGCGAACGCCGCTGCCGCGGCGCAAGATTCACCGATCCGCTTCCGCGATCAAGGCGACGTGCTGATGCGCGTGCGCGAAGCTGCGCGCCTCATGGGCGCCACGCCAATGGATCGCCCGGAGGATGTGGAAGCTGTTTGCGATGCCAACTGGCGCGGCCTTGGCCCGGTGCTGATTGCATGCACCAACAATAGCGAACGCGGCTTCGAACGTCCTGGCAATCCGCGCCGCGAAAGCGAGCGTCCCAACAGTGCGCAAAGCAATCTGGCTGGCCACGTCCTGCGCATCGATGAAGCCGGGGGCGATTGCGGCGCCGAACGCTTCACCTGGGACATATTCGCCATGGGCGGCGATCCGAATGCCGAGACTCTGACCACGACCACGCGCGGCGGCATGCCCGCGCACATCTCGACGAAGATCGATGGCGTCGAGACGGTGAGCGGCGACAAGTTCGCCTGCCCCGACAATCTCTTCATCGATTCCACGCACCGCGTTTGGATCGCGACCGACGGCAATGACGGCGTGTTCGCCGATTGCAACGACACGATCATGGTGGCGCCGGGCCAAGCCGAAGGCCCACGTCCGATCAAGCGCTTCCTCGTCGGGCCGCCCGGCGCGGAAATCTGCGGGCCGTTGATGACACCAGACGAACGCGCCTTCTTGTGCGCCATTCAGCATCCGGGCGCGAACGATGTCGCTGGCGCTGAGTTTTCAGTATCACGCTGGTCGGGCGCCCCGGTGCCGTCACACTTCCCGGACGGCGGCGAGTCCTGGCCGCGCTCTGCGGTCGTGGTGATCACCCGCGACGATGGCGGCCGCATCGGTGATTAA
- a CDS encoding protein adenylyltransferase SelO has protein sequence MPVTASYRPDPLFSKLGPEFADPVAPSRFPQHILRRRNQAWAARVGLGELTEAEWEAHFGRFEPLPGNMSEPLAMRYHGHQFRNYNPEIGDGRGFLFAQLRDSGGRLLDLATKGSGQTPYSRFGDGRLTLKGGVREVLAAEMLEALGVYTSKAFSLFETGEQLTRGDEPSPTRSSVLVRLSHSHIRFGTFQRLAFFERPDLMHQLIEHAVAAYYPRHINLDAEARAAALFGEIVEANARLAASWMAAGFVHGVLNTDNLNIMGESFDYGPWRFVPTSQPGFTAAYFDESGLYAFGRQPEAVSWALAQLGGALTLACSQSALETELARFGPAYGEALRHAMFERLDLVLGDHNADLAFLQTMLDWMTESQVGWDQFFHDWVGGEASAARAKDSPEAMRYNEAAFAPIRAGLEARTGGGARDYRLRPYFQRPDPVSLVIDEVEKVWAPIAQDDDWTLFDAKLRHIHELRDAVA, from the coding sequence ATGCCTGTGACCGCCTCCTATCGCCCCGATCCCCTATTCTCGAAACTGGGGCCGGAATTCGCCGATCCGGTGGCTCCGTCACGATTTCCCCAGCATATTTTGCGGCGCCGCAACCAAGCTTGGGCGGCGCGCGTGGGGCTGGGCGAACTCACGGAGGCGGAATGGGAAGCGCATTTTGGGCGCTTTGAGCCGCTGCCGGGGAACATGAGCGAGCCCTTGGCCATGCGCTACCACGGCCATCAATTCCGCAATTACAATCCGGAGATCGGCGACGGACGCGGCTTTCTCTTCGCACAATTGCGTGACAGCGGCGGCCGCCTGCTCGACCTGGCGACCAAGGGCTCGGGGCAGACGCCGTATTCGCGCTTTGGCGACGGACGGCTCACGCTCAAAGGCGGCGTGCGCGAGGTGCTGGCGGCGGAGATGCTCGAGGCGTTGGGCGTCTATACGTCGAAGGCGTTTTCACTATTTGAGACTGGCGAGCAGCTCACGCGTGGCGATGAGCCTTCGCCCACGCGTTCGTCCGTACTGGTGCGACTCTCGCACAGCCACATCCGCTTCGGCACGTTTCAGCGGCTCGCCTTCTTTGAGCGCCCCGATCTGATGCACCAACTGATCGAGCACGCGGTCGCAGCTTATTATCCGCGCCACATCAATCTCGATGCGGAAGCACGCGCCGCGGCGTTGTTCGGCGAGATCGTGGAGGCGAATGCGCGGCTGGCGGCGAGCTGGATGGCGGCGGGCTTCGTGCACGGCGTGCTCAACACCGACAATCTCAACATCATGGGCGAGAGTTTCGATTACGGCCCGTGGCGTTTCGTGCCGACAAGCCAACCTGGATTCACGGCGGCGTATTTCGATGAGAGCGGGCTCTATGCGTTTGGCCGTCAACCCGAAGCCGTATCATGGGCGCTAGCGCAACTCGGTGGTGCGCTAACGCTGGCGTGTTCGCAGAGCGCACTGGAGACCGAGCTCGCACGCTTCGGCCCGGCCTATGGGGAAGCTCTGCGCCATGCGATGTTCGAACGGCTCGATCTCGTGCTCGGCGATCACAATGCCGATCTCGCCTTCCTGCAGACGATGCTCGATTGGATGACAGAGAGCCAGGTCGGTTGGGATCAATTCTTCCATGATTGGGTCGGCGGCGAAGCCAGTGCGGCGCGCGCCAAGGACAGCCCGGAAGCCATGCGGTACAATGAGGCCGCGTTCGCGCCGATCCGCGCGGGGCTGGAGGCGCGCACCGGCGGCGGCGCGCGCGATTACCGCTTACGCCCCTATTTCCAACGGCCAGATCCCGTCAGCCTCGTCATCGATGAGGTGGAGAAGGTGTGGGCGCCGATTGCGCAGGACGATGATTGGACGCTGTTCGACGCGAAACTTCGTCACATCCACGAGCTTCGGGACGCTGTTGCATAG